A window of the Cystobacter fuscus genome harbors these coding sequences:
- a CDS encoding CBS domain-containing protein, with amino-acid sequence MASNHPEPPGPGTARPESTPEFTHGTPKPGEHASVPLTSRLCVRDVMSQKVSTLHASEALPLEELLKKFRHVRHLPVVGANSRLVGMVTRMDVLEEALLLGRERWVRVRDLLSCPVEKIPENESLSVAARAMRKAQVHSLPVVDASGHMVGILTDGDLLAAMAGEHLSAPGDPWELPVDTLMTHEPYTLGPDATLEEAAGVLIDADVRHLPVVDEDERLVGILSERDLRERLGGGAREWPRAAREALDVRLGEAMTPDPLSLRSGAPVAQALEIFTDERIGAIPVVDEEERLLGILSYIDLLRWLRERPGEARKQEGGEPPSPH; translated from the coding sequence ATGGCATCCAATCATCCGGAACCGCCCGGGCCCGGTACGGCTCGGCCAGAGTCCACCCCTGAATTCACCCATGGGACTCCCAAACCCGGGGAGCATGCCAGCGTGCCCCTGACGTCGCGGCTGTGTGTACGCGACGTGATGAGCCAGAAGGTCTCCACCCTCCACGCGAGCGAGGCACTGCCCCTGGAGGAGCTGCTCAAGAAGTTCCGCCATGTCCGGCACCTTCCCGTCGTCGGCGCGAACAGTCGCCTCGTCGGCATGGTGACGAGGATGGACGTCCTCGAGGAAGCGCTCCTGCTCGGCAGGGAGCGCTGGGTGCGCGTGAGGGATCTGCTGTCCTGCCCCGTGGAGAAGATCCCCGAGAACGAGAGCCTTTCCGTGGCCGCACGGGCGATGCGCAAGGCCCAGGTCCACTCGCTCCCAGTGGTCGATGCGAGCGGGCACATGGTGGGCATCCTGACCGATGGAGATCTGCTCGCCGCCATGGCGGGCGAGCATCTGTCCGCGCCCGGCGACCCGTGGGAGCTGCCCGTCGACACGCTGATGACGCACGAGCCCTACACGCTCGGACCGGATGCGACACTGGAGGAGGCGGCCGGGGTGCTCATCGACGCGGACGTGCGGCACCTGCCGGTGGTGGATGAAGACGAGCGGCTGGTGGGCATCCTCTCCGAGCGCGACCTGCGCGAGCGGCTGGGCGGGGGGGCGCGAGAATGGCCCCGTGCGGCCCGCGAGGCGTTGGATGTGCGGCTGGGCGAAGCGATGACGCCCGACCCACTCTCCTTGCGCTCCGGGGCACCCGTCGCCCAGGCGCTGGAGATCTTCACCGACGAGCGGATAGGCGCGATTCCGGTGGTGGATGAGGAGGAGCGGCTGCTGGGGATCCTCTCGTACATCGACCTGCTGCGCTGGCTGCGCGAGCGGCCCGGCGAGGCACGGAAGCAGGAGGGCGGCGAGCCGCCATCACCCCATTGA
- a CDS encoding TolC family protein, translating into MLARLRITCLLLFVAAPALAARSLTLDESVALALERSPRLVSARADAAAARARLRGASLLSQANPELQGSVGPRLKDTGGNSIDVGVGLSQRLEVFGQRGARKESAEAQLTASDARLEALRVQLASEVREAFARALAAEQLALLAGEGRSLAEQSLKAAGERRAAGAASLIEVNTARVELGRAAREVALVAQRRIVALAEFRLLLGLEPSEELVLQGGLRPGSPAPLPLDALVERALARRADVKAARSELEAARAEATLAAREALPTPRLGASYSREEGANIIQGTLGIELPFFNRNQAARGVGAARVAQAEASLEATERLVRSEVGLALERHRVASAAAEVFNEEVLAALQQNLELVNEAYRSGKVDFLQLLLIRRDALDARRGYIETLEELANADAQLKRAVGSIQ; encoded by the coding sequence GTGCTCGCACGCCTTCGCATCACATGCCTGCTGTTATTCGTGGCGGCTCCCGCCCTCGCGGCCCGCTCGCTGACCCTGGACGAGTCGGTTGCCCTCGCGCTCGAGCGCAGCCCCCGTCTCGTTTCCGCCCGGGCCGACGCCGCCGCGGCCCGGGCCCGGCTGCGAGGTGCCTCCCTGCTCTCGCAGGCGAACCCGGAACTCCAAGGCTCCGTGGGCCCCCGATTGAAGGACACGGGCGGCAACAGCATCGACGTGGGGGTGGGGTTGAGTCAGCGGCTCGAGGTCTTCGGTCAGCGCGGCGCGCGCAAGGAGTCCGCCGAGGCACAGCTCACCGCGAGCGACGCGCGGCTCGAGGCGCTGCGGGTGCAACTCGCCTCCGAGGTGCGGGAGGCCTTCGCCAGGGCGCTGGCGGCCGAACAGCTGGCGCTCCTGGCCGGTGAGGGACGCTCCCTCGCGGAACAATCCCTGAAGGCCGCGGGGGAGCGCCGGGCGGCGGGTGCCGCCTCCCTCATCGAGGTGAATACCGCGCGCGTGGAGTTGGGGAGGGCCGCCCGAGAGGTGGCGCTCGTGGCACAGCGGCGGATCGTGGCACTGGCGGAGTTCCGTCTGCTGCTGGGCCTGGAGCCTTCCGAGGAGCTGGTGCTCCAGGGCGGCTTGCGGCCGGGTTCCCCCGCGCCCCTGCCCCTCGACGCGCTCGTGGAGCGGGCCCTCGCGCGACGGGCCGACGTGAAAGCGGCGCGCTCCGAATTGGAAGCGGCGCGCGCGGAGGCGACGCTCGCCGCGCGCGAGGCGCTGCCCACCCCCCGGCTCGGGGCCAGCTACAGCCGCGAGGAAGGCGCGAACATCATCCAGGGCACGCTCGGCATCGAGCTGCCCTTCTTCAACCGCAACCAGGCGGCCCGCGGTGTCGGTGCCGCGCGGGTGGCCCAGGCCGAGGCGTCACTCGAGGCCACGGAGCGGCTCGTGCGCTCGGAAGTCGGGCTCGCCCTGGAGCGCCACCGGGTGGCGAGCGCCGCGGCCGAGGTGTTCAACGAGGAGGTGCTGGCGGCACTCCAGCAGAACCTCGAGCTGGTCAACGAGGCGTACCGGTCCGGCAAGGTGGACTTCCTCCAGCTTCTCCTCATCCGACGAGACGCCCTCGACGCGCGGCGCGGCTACATCGAAACGCTCGAGGAGCTCGCCAACGCGGATGCACAACTCAAGCGGGCAGTCGGGAGCATCCAATGA
- a CDS encoding efflux RND transporter periplasmic adaptor subunit: MNLNSRTLLSLALSSTLLLACRGKGGAQSDAREDAAAQAHGDADQGGEGKAHGAGGAHEEVIQLTPEAVRSAQLKTETVQRKALAVGLAVPGRVAFTQMGVARVAARVPGRLASIEASLGQKVKKGQALGYLESPELGRARADYLSAATKTRVAEDNFRREKELFAKGISSEREMREAESAFVTAQAERNAADGRLHAVGLSDAEIAALRGNEHYSSRFPAPSPLDGTVVEIAGIVGQTVEAATTLFTVADLSELWVLLDISESQLAQVREGQPVDFTVSALPERRFTGRVEYIGDIVDEKTRTIPVRVVVPNADRALKPGMFAQAEISTRAEVNADGGGAQAPRVVLPREAVQKVGEEQVVFVPSGENQFKPIKVRTGASSAKEVEVLSGLESGALVVTQGAFILKSELSKESMGEGHSD, from the coding sequence ATGAATTTGAATTCTCGTACGTTGTTGTCTCTCGCGCTGTCATCCACCCTGCTGCTCGCCTGTCGCGGCAAGGGAGGCGCGCAATCCGACGCCCGGGAAGACGCGGCCGCCCAGGCCCACGGTGATGCGGACCAGGGAGGGGAAGGGAAGGCCCACGGCGCAGGCGGTGCGCATGAGGAGGTCATCCAGCTCACTCCCGAAGCGGTGCGCTCGGCGCAGTTGAAGACGGAGACGGTGCAGCGCAAGGCGCTCGCCGTGGGGCTCGCCGTCCCAGGGCGCGTGGCCTTCACCCAGATGGGGGTGGCCCGGGTGGCGGCCCGGGTTCCAGGCCGACTCGCCAGCATTGAAGCCTCGCTCGGCCAGAAGGTGAAGAAGGGCCAGGCGCTGGGCTACCTGGAGAGCCCGGAGCTTGGCCGAGCCCGCGCCGACTATCTCTCCGCCGCCACCAAGACACGGGTGGCCGAGGACAACTTCCGCCGGGAGAAGGAGCTCTTCGCCAAGGGCATCAGCAGCGAGCGGGAAATGCGCGAGGCGGAGAGCGCCTTCGTCACCGCCCAGGCGGAGCGCAACGCGGCCGATGGGCGGCTGCACGCGGTCGGCCTCTCGGACGCGGAAATCGCCGCCCTGCGCGGAAACGAGCACTACAGCTCTCGCTTTCCCGCCCCCAGCCCGCTGGACGGCACGGTGGTGGAAATCGCCGGCATCGTGGGCCAGACGGTGGAAGCGGCCACGACCCTCTTCACCGTGGCCGACCTCTCCGAGCTGTGGGTGCTGCTCGACATCTCCGAGTCCCAGCTCGCCCAGGTGCGCGAGGGCCAGCCGGTGGACTTCACCGTCTCCGCGCTGCCCGAGCGGCGCTTCACGGGCCGCGTGGAGTATATCGGTGACATCGTCGACGAGAAGACGCGCACCATCCCGGTGCGCGTGGTGGTGCCCAATGCGGACAGGGCGCTCAAACCGGGCATGTTCGCCCAGGCGGAGATCTCCACGAGGGCGGAGGTCAACGCCGACGGAGGCGGTGCGCAAGCCCCGCGCGTGGTGCTTCCCCGCGAGGCCGTGCAGAAGGTGGGCGAGGAGCAGGTGGTCTTCGTCCCCTCGGGAGAAAACCAGTTCAAGCCCATCAAGGTGCGCACGGGCGCCAGCTCCGCGAAGGAGGTGGAGGTCCTCTCCGGTCTCGAGTCGGGCGCCCTGGTCGTCACGCAGGGGGCATTCATCCTCAAGTCCGAGCTCTCCAAGGAGAGCATGGGCGAGGGCCATTCCGATTAG
- a CDS encoding efflux RND transporter permease subunit, whose product MFDKLIHFSIKNRVLVLVLVLSVVLIGSGLSALSHLPIDAVPDVTNVQVQVLTSSPGLGPVEVEQFITVPIETAMSGMPDTEEIRSVSKFGLSVVTIVFKDEVNIYFARQLVGERLAAAKEAIPEGYGTPEMGPVSSGLGEIYQFEVKGEGKSLMELRSILEWQVSPRLRSVPGVVEVNAFGGELKTYEVQLDPARLTAYGLSLAQVFRALEENNANAGGAYITHGPEQVLIRGEGLVESLEDIGNIVVATSPQGVPVYIRNVAEVKFAPRVRQGAVTRDGRGEAVTGIVMMRIGENSREVVNRVKEAVEAIRPTLPEGVTLDTFYDRTDLVRKTIHTVAKNLIEGGVLVIVVLFLMLRNLRAGLIVASVIPLCMLCAFIGMRALGISGNLMSLGAIDFGLIVDGALIIIENAVRHVAEKSHELGRPLTREERDEVVYRSAVEIRQAAAFGEAIIAVVYLPILALSGVEGKMFRPMAIAVICALAGAFVLSLTFVPAIASLFLPRKAKEEESFIIRGARRVYEPALDWCLKRREAVVGIAAAVLAASLAIVPFLGAEFIPRLDEGAIALQAWRVPSVSLEESVRQTGLIEKVLKRFPEVTTVVSRTGRAEIATDPMGVEISDIYVMLKPHEEWTTASDREELIARLDEALRREVAGSLFSYSQPIELRVSELISGVRSDVALKLYGEDMELLKKTGDQLAAALSKVPGAADVKAEQVAGLPVARIQVDRQAIARYGINARDVLNTIETIGGKEVGTVLEGQKRFSLQARFAPSARQSVEQLEGLKVSSPSGQLIPLSQLARVVVEEGPAQVSRENIQRRLTIEANVRGRDLQGFVTEARDVIAREVKLPPGYWLDWGGQFENLQSATRRLAFVVPLTLLLIFVLLYTTFNAVRPAILIYLNIPFAVTGGVLALLVRGMPLSISAAVGFIALFGVAVLNGLVLVAYIRKLRQDGHSPAQAARDAAHVRLRPVLTTALVASLGFIPMAFASGAGAEVQKPLATVVIGGLLSSTLLTLLVLPSVYIWFDRDGRERTPASPERSPAPMGGAPAPEGGASYGGSSPG is encoded by the coding sequence ATGTTCGACAAGCTCATCCATTTCTCCATCAAGAACCGCGTCCTCGTCCTCGTCCTCGTCCTGTCGGTGGTTCTCATTGGCTCCGGCCTGAGCGCGCTGAGCCACCTGCCCATCGACGCCGTCCCGGACGTCACCAACGTCCAGGTGCAGGTCCTCACCTCCTCGCCGGGCCTGGGGCCGGTGGAGGTGGAGCAGTTCATCACCGTGCCCATTGAAACGGCGATGAGTGGCATGCCGGACACGGAGGAAATCCGCTCCGTCTCCAAGTTCGGCCTGTCCGTCGTCACCATCGTCTTCAAGGACGAGGTGAACATCTACTTCGCCCGCCAGCTCGTCGGAGAGCGCCTCGCCGCCGCGAAGGAGGCCATCCCCGAGGGCTACGGCACGCCGGAGATGGGACCCGTCTCCTCGGGCCTGGGCGAAATCTACCAGTTCGAGGTGAAGGGCGAGGGCAAGAGTCTCATGGAGCTGCGCAGCATCCTGGAGTGGCAGGTTTCGCCACGGCTGCGCTCCGTGCCGGGTGTCGTCGAGGTCAACGCCTTCGGCGGCGAGCTCAAGACGTACGAGGTGCAGCTCGACCCGGCGAGGCTCACCGCCTACGGGCTGTCGCTCGCGCAGGTGTTCCGCGCCCTCGAGGAGAACAACGCCAACGCCGGCGGTGCGTACATCACCCATGGGCCCGAGCAGGTGCTCATTCGCGGCGAGGGGCTCGTCGAGTCGCTGGAGGACATCGGCAACATCGTCGTCGCCACCTCGCCCCAGGGCGTCCCCGTCTACATCCGCAACGTGGCCGAGGTGAAGTTCGCCCCCAGGGTGCGCCAGGGGGCCGTCACCCGCGATGGGCGCGGAGAGGCCGTCACCGGCATCGTCATGATGCGCATCGGGGAGAACTCGCGCGAGGTGGTCAACCGCGTGAAGGAGGCCGTGGAGGCCATCCGGCCCACCCTGCCCGAAGGCGTCACCCTCGACACCTTCTACGACCGCACGGACCTCGTCCGCAAAACCATCCACACGGTCGCCAAGAACCTCATCGAGGGCGGTGTCCTGGTCATCGTCGTGCTCTTCCTCATGCTGCGCAACCTGCGCGCCGGCCTCATCGTCGCGAGCGTGATTCCACTCTGCATGCTGTGCGCCTTCATCGGCATGAGGGCGCTGGGGATCTCCGGCAACCTCATGTCGCTGGGGGCCATCGACTTCGGCCTCATCGTGGACGGCGCGCTCATCATCATCGAGAACGCCGTGCGGCACGTCGCGGAGAAGAGCCACGAGCTGGGCCGGCCACTCACCCGCGAGGAGCGCGACGAGGTGGTGTACCGCTCCGCCGTGGAGATCCGCCAGGCCGCCGCGTTCGGCGAGGCCATCATCGCCGTCGTCTACCTGCCCATCCTCGCCCTCAGCGGTGTCGAGGGAAAGATGTTCAGGCCCATGGCCATCGCCGTCATCTGCGCGTTGGCGGGGGCGTTCGTGCTCTCCCTGACGTTCGTGCCGGCGATCGCCTCGCTCTTCCTGCCCCGAAAGGCGAAGGAGGAGGAGAGCTTCATCATCCGCGGTGCCCGTCGCGTGTACGAGCCCGCGCTCGACTGGTGCCTGAAGCGGCGCGAGGCCGTGGTGGGCATCGCCGCCGCGGTGCTCGCGGCGAGTCTCGCCATCGTGCCCTTCCTGGGGGCGGAGTTCATCCCCCGGCTGGACGAGGGCGCCATCGCGCTCCAGGCATGGCGCGTTCCCTCGGTGTCCTTGGAGGAGTCCGTCCGCCAGACGGGCCTCATCGAGAAGGTGCTCAAGCGCTTCCCCGAGGTCACCACCGTCGTCTCCCGTACGGGCCGCGCCGAGATCGCCACCGACCCGATGGGCGTGGAAATCAGTGACATCTACGTCATGCTCAAGCCCCACGAGGAGTGGACGACGGCCAGCGACCGAGAGGAGCTCATCGCGCGTCTCGACGAGGCGTTGAGAAGGGAGGTAGCCGGCAGTCTCTTCAGCTACTCGCAACCGATCGAGCTGCGTGTGAGCGAGCTCATCTCCGGGGTGCGCTCGGACGTGGCGCTGAAGCTCTACGGCGAGGACATGGAGCTCCTGAAGAAGACGGGAGACCAGCTCGCCGCCGCGCTGTCGAAGGTGCCAGGAGCCGCCGACGTCAAGGCCGAACAGGTCGCGGGCCTGCCCGTCGCGCGCATCCAGGTGGACCGCCAGGCCATTGCCCGCTACGGCATCAACGCGCGGGACGTGCTGAACACCATCGAGACCATCGGCGGCAAGGAGGTGGGCACGGTCCTGGAAGGGCAGAAGCGCTTCTCCCTCCAGGCTCGCTTCGCGCCCAGCGCCCGGCAGAGCGTGGAGCAGCTCGAGGGCCTCAAGGTGTCCAGTCCCTCGGGCCAGCTCATCCCCCTCTCCCAACTGGCCAGGGTGGTGGTGGAGGAGGGCCCCGCCCAGGTGAGCCGGGAGAACATCCAGCGCCGGCTCACCATCGAGGCCAACGTGCGCGGGAGGGACCTCCAGGGCTTCGTCACCGAGGCACGGGACGTCATCGCGCGCGAGGTGAAGCTGCCGCCCGGCTACTGGCTCGACTGGGGAGGCCAGTTCGAGAATCTCCAGTCCGCCACGCGCCGGCTGGCCTTCGTGGTGCCGCTCACCCTGCTGCTCATCTTCGTGCTGCTCTACACCACGTTCAACGCGGTGCGGCCCGCCATCCTCATCTACCTCAACATTCCCTTCGCGGTGACGGGCGGCGTGCTGGCCCTGCTCGTGCGCGGCATGCCGCTGTCCATCTCCGCGGCGGTGGGGTTCATCGCCCTCTTCGGTGTGGCGGTGCTCAACGGACTCGTGCTGGTGGCCTACATCCGCAAGCTGCGCCAGGACGGACACTCGCCAGCCCAGGCCGCCCGTGACGCGGCCCACGTGCGGCTGCGGCCCGTCCTCACCACGGCACTGGTGGCCTCGCTCGGCTTCATCCCCATGGCATTCGCCAGCGGGGCGGGGGCCGAGGTGCAGAAGCCACTCGCCACCGTCGTCATCGGCGGGCTGCTCAGCTCGACGCTGCTCACCTTGCTGGTGCTGCCCTCCGTCTACATCTGGTTCGACAGGGACGGCCGCGAGCGGACGCCAGCCTCCCCGGAGAGGTCCCCGGCTCCCATGGGGGGCGCTCCCGCTCCCGAAGGGGGTGCGTCGTATGGAGGGTCATCACCGGGCTAG
- a CDS encoding glycoside hydrolase family 88 protein — MGQYPKSSRPDGTWLLIPADNMIGWTQGFFPGELWLMYDQSREPDWRTRAEAWTQPLEVQQYNVQTHDLGFKFLPSYGLAYRLTNDDYYRQVLLRAAGSLASRYNPRVGIISCCDWNPDWHLPLVVDTMMNLELLLWASRNGGQSGWRDMALNHALRTQADIVRPDGSTYHVVDYDPNTGAQLFRGTYQGYSDTSTWARGHAWAIHGFTLVYRYTRDPRMLEAAQHVTDYYLGRLPEDAIPNWDLDAPTPQKDSSAAAIIASALLELSNYVPDTDKKVAYWNAALRMLDSLGSPAYLDTADTSPGILLHGVGNFPAGQEVDVSLVYGDYYFLEAVRRFQRQTRPPLPSDWYSRFDFAAATHTLGGGNTGLQVAEFDVTPLNHPLDAVIGYADSATSVTAFSQLSMLIRMNTSGLFDVRNGAVYAATNPVPYEALSTYHVRMVTDLGAGQYSVWITPPGGAEILLADRFVFRSGAPPIDDLGQVVLKSGAVDEEYRVSGHTVGGVRSSQPGFAAGTRALGDGNTGVLVAEFDVTPRTRPLDGVIGYADSSARVTSRSALALSLRLSPAGVFDAYDGTRYAATNPVPYEANATYHVRIVADLPAGRYSIWLEPPSGPEVLLADRFAFRAGAPVTDDLGQLTLKSTTAGEFQIAGHTLRPAAGALPAP, encoded by the coding sequence GTGGGTCAGTACCCCAAGAGCTCCCGGCCCGATGGAACCTGGCTGCTCATCCCCGCCGACAACATGATTGGCTGGACGCAGGGGTTCTTCCCCGGTGAACTCTGGCTCATGTACGACCAGTCGAGGGAGCCCGACTGGAGGACGCGGGCGGAGGCCTGGACGCAGCCACTCGAGGTCCAGCAGTACAACGTGCAGACGCATGACCTGGGCTTCAAGTTCCTGCCCAGCTACGGGCTCGCGTACCGGCTGACGAACGACGACTATTACAGACAGGTGCTGCTGCGGGCGGCCGGCTCGCTGGCCTCCCGCTACAACCCCCGGGTGGGCATCATCAGTTGCTGCGACTGGAACCCGGACTGGCACCTGCCGCTGGTCGTCGACACGATGATGAACCTGGAGCTGCTGCTGTGGGCCTCGCGCAACGGAGGGCAGAGCGGCTGGCGGGACATGGCACTCAACCATGCCCTGCGGACCCAGGCGGACATCGTGCGCCCGGATGGCAGCACCTACCATGTGGTGGATTACGACCCGAACACGGGGGCACAGCTCTTCCGGGGCACCTACCAGGGGTACTCGGACACATCCACCTGGGCGCGCGGGCACGCCTGGGCCATCCATGGCTTCACCCTGGTCTATCGGTACACGAGGGATCCACGCATGCTGGAAGCCGCCCAGCACGTCACCGACTACTACCTGGGCCGACTCCCCGAGGACGCCATTCCCAACTGGGACCTCGATGCGCCCACCCCCCAGAAGGACTCCTCCGCGGCCGCCATCATCGCCTCGGCGCTGCTGGAGCTGAGCAACTACGTCCCAGACACGGACAAGAAGGTGGCGTATTGGAACGCGGCCCTCCGGATGCTCGACTCGCTCGGCTCCCCGGCCTACCTGGACACGGCGGACACCAGCCCCGGCATCCTCCTGCATGGCGTGGGCAACTTCCCGGCCGGCCAGGAGGTGGACGTGAGCCTCGTCTACGGGGACTACTACTTCCTCGAGGCCGTGCGCCGCTTCCAGCGTCAGACCCGGCCTCCCCTCCCCTCCGACTGGTACTCGCGCTTCGACTTCGCCGCGGCCACGCACACGCTCGGCGGCGGCAACACCGGGCTCCAGGTGGCCGAGTTCGATGTGACGCCCTTGAACCATCCGCTCGACGCGGTCATCGGCTACGCCGACAGCGCCACCTCCGTCACCGCCTTCTCCCAGCTCTCCATGCTCATCCGCATGAACACGAGCGGACTCTTCGACGTGCGCAACGGGGCCGTCTACGCCGCCACCAACCCCGTGCCCTACGAGGCCCTCTCCACCTACCACGTGCGCATGGTGACCGACCTCGGGGCCGGACAGTACAGCGTCTGGATCACCCCCCCGGGCGGCGCGGAGATCCTCCTGGCGGATCGCTTCGTCTTCCGCTCGGGCGCGCCGCCCATCGATGACCTCGGCCAGGTGGTGCTCAAGAGCGGCGCCGTGGACGAGGAGTACCGGGTGTCCGGCCATACCGTGGGCGGCGTCCGGTCTTCCCAGCCGGGCTTCGCCGCGGGCACGCGCGCGCTCGGCGACGGCAACACCGGGGTCCTGGTGGCCGAGTTCGATGTGACACCGCGCACCCGGCCCCTGGACGGGGTCATCGGTTATGCCGACAGCTCCGCCCGCGTCACGTCGCGCTCCGCGCTCGCCCTGAGCCTGCGCCTGAGCCCGGCCGGCGTCTTCGACGCGTACGACGGCACCCGGTATGCCGCCACCAACCCCGTGCCCTACGAGGCCAACGCCACCTACCACGTGCGCATCGTGGCCGACCTGCCCGCCGGGAGGTACAGCATCTGGCTCGAGCCGCCCTCGGGCCCGGAGGTGCTGCTGGCGGACCGCTTCGCCTTCCGCGCTGGCGCCCCCGTGACCGATGACCTCGGACAGCTCACGCTCAAGAGCACCACCGCGGGCGAGTTCCAGATCGCGGGCCATACGCTGAGGCCCGCCGCGGGTGCGCTCCCGGCGCCCTAG